One stretch of Siphonobacter curvatus DNA includes these proteins:
- a CDS encoding porin family protein → MKRFSLIALLLFTIVSFAEAQSYRRYSPYDRDYSSYDRRSSDRRYSSDDRRYSSYNRRYSSDDRRYSSYDRRPRYDRYSYSRSRYKKEDYRGRSYLGVKASGNHSLLINKTLPVELGLAPEYDGGLVFNFSLGNVLSLQPEILYSRNSLVTYSRGGDLKTTTSSIDVPVLFRFSFGNKTQFFINAGGAARYALETKERYAGGMEQTTDYEGQDFDQRTTYGAAGGMGIALNSYGGQFFIEARGYYPMGSFRDGWLEGSENRRLNVGLSLGYLARFGR, encoded by the coding sequence ATGAAACGTTTCTCTCTTATAGCCCTTCTTTTGTTCACGATAGTTTCTTTCGCGGAAGCTCAATCGTATCGACGGTATTCTCCGTATGATCGAGATTATTCCTCCTACGACCGCCGGTCTTCCGATCGTCGGTACTCTTCAGATGACCGTCGGTATTCGTCTTATAATCGTCGGTACTCCTCAGACGACCGTCGTTATTCTTCCTATGACCGTCGTCCCCGGTATGATCGCTATTCATACTCCCGTTCCCGGTACAAAAAAGAAGATTATCGGGGTCGCAGTTATTTAGGCGTAAAGGCTAGCGGTAATCACTCCCTACTGATCAATAAAACGCTTCCGGTGGAATTGGGGCTGGCTCCCGAGTACGATGGCGGGCTGGTCTTTAATTTCTCGCTGGGTAACGTACTCTCCTTACAGCCGGAGATTCTATACAGTCGAAACTCACTGGTTACCTATAGCCGGGGTGGCGATTTGAAAACGACTACTTCCAGTATTGATGTGCCGGTATTGTTTCGTTTTTCGTTCGGTAACAAAACGCAATTCTTCATTAATGCCGGTGGAGCAGCCCGTTACGCTCTGGAGACGAAAGAACGTTATGCCGGAGGAATGGAACAAACCACTGATTACGAAGGTCAGGATTTCGATCAACGCACGACATACGGAGCTGCCGGAGGCATGGGTATTGCCCTCAATAGTTACGGGGGACAGTTTTTCATCGAGGCCCGCGGCTACTATCCCATGGGTAGTTTCCGGGATGGATGGCTGGAAGGTAGCGAAAACCGTCGTCTGAACGTAGGGCTTTCGCTGGGGTATCTGGCACGGTTCGGTCGGTAA
- a CDS encoding YheT family hydrolase — MPLLEQSDYRPPFWLPDGHAQSIFPALFRKVTGVVYERERITTPDDDFLDLDWRFTQQPVSGQTPLVILSHGLEGNSSSQYIRGMVKHLNANGFDCLAWNFRGCSGEMNRLPRFYHSGATDDLDTVVRYALTKGYQDVYLMGFSLGGNLTLKYLGELGQNAYPELRKALVFSVPLHLSSGSAYLERWQAWVYTDRFNRSLKDKIRQKAALLPELVDASHVDKVRTIRDFDNFYTSQLHGYKDAEEYYEANSSLYFLDQIRLPTRIVNAQNDPFLSRDCYPYARIKTLKQVWFQAPPQGGHCGFYQAGYQGILWSEDLALRYLLKAY; from the coding sequence ATGCCATTACTTGAACAATCCGATTACCGTCCCCCGTTTTGGCTGCCTGATGGACATGCCCAAAGCATTTTCCCCGCTTTATTTCGCAAAGTGACCGGGGTCGTGTACGAACGCGAACGCATCACTACTCCCGACGACGATTTCCTGGATTTAGACTGGCGATTCACCCAGCAACCCGTTTCCGGTCAGACACCGCTGGTCATTCTCAGTCACGGACTGGAAGGTAATTCGTCCAGTCAGTACATCCGGGGGATGGTCAAGCACCTCAACGCAAATGGTTTCGATTGCCTGGCCTGGAATTTCCGGGGTTGCTCGGGTGAAATGAACCGTCTGCCGCGATTTTACCACAGCGGAGCCACGGATGATCTGGACACCGTCGTTCGCTATGCATTAACTAAAGGCTATCAGGACGTGTACTTGATGGGTTTTAGCCTGGGAGGCAACCTAACGCTTAAATATTTGGGCGAATTGGGACAAAATGCGTACCCCGAACTCCGCAAAGCACTAGTCTTCTCCGTACCTTTGCATTTGTCGAGCGGAAGTGCGTACCTCGAACGCTGGCAGGCCTGGGTATATACCGACCGTTTCAATCGGTCACTGAAGGATAAAATCCGGCAGAAAGCCGCCCTGCTTCCCGAGCTGGTTGATGCCAGTCACGTGGATAAAGTGCGTACCATTCGCGATTTCGATAATTTTTACACTTCACAACTACACGGGTACAAAGACGCAGAAGAGTACTACGAAGCCAATTCTTCGTTATACTTCCTGGATCAAATCCGGCTGCCTACCCGGATCGTTAACGCCCAGAACGATCCCTTTCTCTCCAGAGATTGCTACCCGTATGCACGCATAAAAACGTTAAAACAGGTCTGGTTTCAGGCTCCGCCGCAGGGGGGGCATTGTGGATTTTATCAGGCCGGCTATCAAGGTATTCTGTGGTCGGAGGACTTGGCCTTAAGGTATTTGTTAAAAGCGTACTAA
- the serA gene encoding phosphoglycerate dehydrogenase: protein MLTKTLEQTYFVIDFDSTFTKVEGLDELAAISLAGQKNRDEVVGKIKELTDRGMAGELSFEQALQMRIELLSANREHVELLVDFLRGKVSDSFTRNKEFISEYRDQIYIVSSGFREFIEPIVTEMGVREDHVFANTFRFDEAGTIIGYDDTNVLSKNGGKVRLLQQLSLPGDVYVIGDGYTDYELRESGLANKFFAFTENIERQKVIEKADHIVTSLDEFLYLNNLSRSQSYPKSKLKVLLLENVHARAVEMFSREGFQVELLKGALDEDELIEKIKDVSILGIRSKTMVTKRVLENAPRLMVIGAFCIGTNQIDLATAEERGVAVFNAPYSNTRSVVEMAVGEMILLMRGIYEKSVKLHNGVWDKSANNSNEVRGKKIGMIGYGNIGIQLSVVAEALGMEVLFYDLVEKLPLSNARQCHTLEELLSQSDVVTLHVDGRKSNAMLIGEKEFSQMKDGVVFLNLSRGHVVDVKALANAIKSGKIRGAAVDVFPQEPKTNDEVFESELRGLPNVILTPHIGGSTEEAQASIGEFVPNKLLSYVNTGSTYGVVNFPEVTLPPLHDAHRLLHIHQNVPGVLSKVNGIFAKYGVNIVGQYLKTSEKIGYVITDVAKNYSKEIVQELKEIEETIKFRMLY, encoded by the coding sequence ATGTTGACAAAAACCCTGGAACAAACCTACTTCGTGATTGATTTCGATTCAACGTTCACGAAAGTTGAAGGACTCGATGAGCTGGCGGCCATTAGCCTGGCTGGTCAGAAGAACCGCGACGAGGTCGTGGGAAAAATTAAAGAACTTACCGATCGGGGTATGGCGGGCGAGCTTTCGTTCGAACAGGCTCTGCAGATGCGGATCGAACTGCTGAGTGCCAACCGCGAACACGTCGAACTACTCGTGGATTTTCTGCGGGGGAAAGTCTCGGATTCGTTTACCCGGAATAAGGAATTCATCAGCGAATACCGCGACCAGATCTACATCGTATCGAGTGGTTTCCGGGAATTTATCGAACCCATCGTTACGGAAATGGGCGTTCGCGAAGATCACGTCTTTGCCAATACCTTCCGCTTTGACGAGGCTGGTACCATCATCGGTTATGACGATACCAACGTTCTTTCCAAAAACGGAGGTAAAGTACGGCTGTTGCAACAACTGAGTCTGCCCGGCGACGTGTACGTCATCGGCGATGGCTATACTGATTACGAATTACGCGAATCGGGACTGGCGAATAAATTCTTTGCCTTTACCGAAAACATCGAACGCCAGAAGGTCATTGAAAAGGCCGATCACATCGTGACGTCCCTCGATGAATTTCTGTATCTCAATAACTTAAGCCGCAGTCAGTCGTACCCCAAAAGCAAGCTGAAAGTATTGCTGCTTGAAAACGTACACGCCCGGGCGGTGGAGATGTTCAGTCGCGAAGGATTCCAGGTAGAACTCCTGAAAGGGGCACTGGATGAAGACGAACTGATCGAAAAAATCAAGGACGTTAGTATCCTCGGGATTCGTTCCAAAACCATGGTCACGAAACGCGTACTGGAAAATGCTCCGCGTTTGATGGTCATTGGGGCATTTTGCATCGGTACCAACCAGATTGATCTAGCAACGGCGGAAGAACGCGGCGTGGCCGTATTCAACGCTCCGTATTCCAATACGCGGTCAGTAGTAGAAATGGCAGTCGGCGAAATGATCCTGCTGATGCGGGGCATTTACGAGAAATCCGTCAAACTGCACAACGGCGTCTGGGACAAGTCGGCCAACAATTCCAACGAAGTTCGCGGCAAGAAAATCGGTATGATTGGCTACGGAAACATCGGTATTCAGCTGTCTGTGGTAGCCGAGGCTTTGGGTATGGAAGTACTGTTCTACGATCTCGTGGAAAAACTTCCGCTTTCCAACGCCCGTCAATGCCATACACTGGAAGAACTGCTGAGCCAGTCGGACGTCGTAACCCTGCACGTGGATGGTCGCAAGAGCAACGCCATGCTCATCGGTGAGAAGGAATTCAGTCAGATGAAAGACGGCGTCGTATTCCTAAACCTTTCCCGCGGGCACGTCGTGGACGTGAAAGCACTGGCTAACGCCATCAAGTCAGGCAAGATTCGCGGAGCGGCCGTGGACGTATTCCCGCAGGAGCCCAAAACCAACGACGAAGTGTTCGAAAGCGAATTACGCGGCCTGCCCAACGTCATCCTGACGCCGCACATTGGCGGTAGTACGGAAGAAGCTCAAGCCAGCATCGGCGAGTTCGTCCCCAACAAACTGCTCAGCTACGTCAACACCGGTAGTACCTACGGGGTGGTGAACTTCCCCGAAGTAACCCTGCCGCCGCTGCACGATGCTCACCGACTCCTGCACATTCACCAAAACGTACCCGGCGTACTGTCGAAAGTGAACGGCATCTTTGCCAAGTACGGCGTCAACATTGTAGGTCAGTACCTGAAAACGTCCGAGAAAATTGGTTACGTGATTACCGACGTAGCGAAAAATTACTCGAAGGAAATCGTACAGGAATTGAAAGAAATCGAAGAGACGATCAAGTTTCGGATGTTATACTAA
- a CDS encoding Gfo/Idh/MocA family protein translates to MNWGILAPGHIARKFAEDLQYVPGARIAAVGSRSLDRALAFAEEFGVEKAYGSYEELVADPKVDVIYVASPHSEHYEHTLLCLNAGKPLLCEKAFALQTQQVREMTTLAKEKGLFLMEAIWSRFHPAILQTLEIVQSGQIGEVVHVQADFGFKAEYDVTKRLFNRDLAGGSLYDIGLYPLFISKLLLGIPDEIKAVGTLTETGVDMNCSMALRYASGATASLFSTFAAKTDTTCTIYGSKGQLFIQSRFHETTGLTFYPEEAMPQSISTERKGWGYAYEAEHVQDCIRQGLTESPLLPHAFSIELMESLVEIRRQIGVVYPGDEK, encoded by the coding sequence ATGAATTGGGGAATACTTGCACCGGGGCACATTGCCCGCAAATTTGCGGAAGATTTACAGTACGTTCCGGGGGCTAGAATCGCGGCGGTTGGTTCCCGTAGCCTGGATCGGGCCCTGGCTTTCGCGGAAGAATTTGGCGTGGAAAAAGCATACGGATCCTATGAGGAATTGGTGGCTGATCCGAAAGTAGACGTGATTTACGTCGCTTCGCCGCACTCCGAACATTACGAGCATACGCTGTTGTGTCTGAATGCGGGTAAGCCCCTACTGTGCGAAAAAGCTTTTGCTCTCCAGACGCAACAGGTACGCGAAATGACGACTCTGGCAAAAGAAAAGGGGTTGTTCCTGATGGAGGCCATCTGGTCACGTTTTCATCCGGCCATCCTACAAACGCTAGAAATCGTTCAGTCGGGTCAAATTGGAGAGGTTGTCCACGTACAGGCTGATTTTGGCTTTAAAGCCGAATACGACGTTACCAAACGATTGTTTAATCGGGATCTGGCGGGTGGTTCCTTGTACGACATCGGACTCTACCCACTCTTCATCAGTAAGCTCCTGCTGGGTATTCCTGACGAAATTAAAGCCGTCGGTACGCTGACGGAAACGGGGGTGGATATGAATTGTTCCATGGCCCTGCGGTATGCCAGTGGAGCAACGGCGAGTCTGTTTTCTACCTTTGCGGCGAAAACCGATACGACCTGCACGATTTACGGTAGCAAGGGGCAATTGTTTATTCAAAGCCGTTTTCACGAAACTACGGGCCTGACGTTTTATCCGGAAGAGGCGATGCCGCAGAGCATTTCTACGGAGCGAAAAGGCTGGGGCTATGCCTACGAAGCCGAACACGTACAGGATTGCATCCGGCAGGGATTGACCGAAAGTCCACTACTGCCGCACGCCTTCAGTATCGAATTAATGGAGAGCCTGGTAGAAATTCGCCGTCAGATCGGAGTGGTTTATCCGGGTGACGAAAAATAG
- a CDS encoding DUF6563 family protein — MLRKNLFLVLAILWAVCHAQAQQLITLPEEPLPVRQDSFKIETVIDLRHFRDHIGVIQKGLGNKKVEINFPDGLASYVDQYLERNYSSTGEPLILIISDFWVGEETKALSEKGFVEATMTLCRRDTTGQLRALYTLSDRVQSGGMDVTAAHANRIRQWLTLFLGNVTTSDWKKNPGELYEIGVELNAEVASLHEMQTFPAGLYQNVGELLKAKPGIAAERLKISDFQDHKIKIKNLVDVVGKKRVFAYSDGQQLYMSSAQYQSRQMVHYFAPVRETGRFFLIEDYLGTQNPASNGMMVVGIGGGLIGGAIAGLAASQMNANAGEGFIIDFKTGKTYVCNDKGILEILEEFTEAKERYLGKKKRRSIAVWRSCIVYLNRLSYQKSANEFH; from the coding sequence ATGTTACGCAAAAACCTTTTCCTGGTTTTGGCCATTCTTTGGGCCGTTTGTCATGCTCAAGCCCAGCAACTCATCACTTTACCGGAAGAACCTCTGCCCGTCCGCCAGGACAGTTTTAAAATTGAAACGGTGATTGATCTCCGGCATTTTAGGGATCATATCGGAGTAATTCAGAAAGGTCTGGGGAACAAAAAAGTAGAAATCAACTTTCCGGATGGACTTGCGTCCTATGTTGATCAATATCTGGAAAGAAACTATTCGTCCACGGGTGAACCGTTGATCCTGATCATCTCCGATTTCTGGGTTGGTGAAGAAACAAAAGCCCTCTCTGAAAAGGGTTTTGTAGAAGCAACCATGACTTTATGCCGACGCGATACGACGGGTCAGCTACGAGCACTCTATACCCTGTCTGATCGGGTGCAGTCTGGAGGAATGGACGTAACCGCAGCACATGCCAACCGTATCAGGCAATGGCTAACGCTCTTTCTGGGAAATGTTACGACTTCGGACTGGAAGAAAAATCCCGGAGAATTATATGAGATCGGTGTTGAATTGAACGCGGAGGTAGCATCCCTGCACGAAATGCAAACCTTTCCGGCTGGACTTTATCAGAATGTAGGCGAACTATTGAAGGCTAAACCCGGTATTGCGGCTGAACGATTGAAAATAAGTGATTTTCAGGATCACAAGATCAAGATCAAAAATCTGGTAGATGTGGTTGGAAAAAAGCGAGTGTTTGCCTATTCCGATGGGCAGCAATTGTACATGTCCTCCGCTCAGTATCAATCCCGACAGATGGTTCATTACTTTGCTCCCGTACGTGAAACGGGCCGTTTTTTCCTGATTGAAGATTATCTGGGAACGCAAAATCCAGCTTCGAATGGGATGATGGTTGTTGGAATAGGCGGGGGCTTAATTGGCGGAGCTATCGCAGGTTTGGCTGCTTCACAAATGAATGCCAACGCAGGGGAGGGCTTTATTATTGACTTTAAAACGGGAAAAACCTACGTCTGCAACGATAAGGGAATTTTGGAAATTCTCGAAGAGTTTACCGAGGCTAAAGAACGATATTTAGGTAAAAAAAAGCGAAGAAGCATAGCCGTCTGGCGTTCCTGTATAGTTTACCTGAATCGTTTGTCGTACCAGAAGTCGGCGAATGAATTTCATTGA
- a CDS encoding aminotransferase class V-fold PLP-dependent enzyme, with product MAQVYFTPGPAELYPTVSQHIKTALDEHIGSISHRSAAFRKIYQHTDEQLRTLLNIPATHAILFTGSATEIWERMIQNCVEFESFHCINGSFSQKFYDTANDLKKFTHRFEKPLGQGFDYEDFVKVTDGTAAKGEDNNGKVKIPDYVELVCLTANETSTGVQMRGVDINKLKRSYRSKLFCVDMVSSAPYHSLDFEEVDSAFFSVQKSFGLPAGLGVWIASEKCLAKAEQLREKDLSIGSYHSLPSLWKNYKNFETPETPNVWNIYLLGKVAEDMNRIGVEAIRKETDAKAKKIYDFLEKTEGYEPYVKNPEHRSPTVAVANTTEPSKQLIERLKTQGMILGSGYGKAKETQVRIANFPAVSMEQVETLLQAMKPV from the coding sequence ATGGCTCAAGTCTATTTTACCCCCGGTCCGGCGGAATTGTATCCGACCGTCAGTCAGCACATCAAAACGGCTCTGGACGAACACATTGGGTCTATTTCCCACCGTTCAGCCGCTTTCCGGAAAATCTACCAGCATACCGACGAGCAACTCCGGACCTTACTGAATATTCCCGCGACGCACGCCATCCTGTTTACGGGCTCGGCTACAGAGATCTGGGAACGAATGATCCAGAACTGCGTGGAGTTTGAAAGCTTTCACTGCATCAACGGCTCTTTTTCGCAGAAATTTTACGATACGGCCAATGATCTGAAAAAGTTTACGCACCGTTTCGAAAAGCCGCTGGGGCAGGGATTCGACTACGAAGATTTCGTGAAAGTCACCGACGGCACCGCGGCGAAAGGCGAGGACAATAACGGAAAAGTAAAAATTCCGGATTACGTGGAACTGGTATGTCTGACGGCCAACGAAACCTCGACGGGCGTACAGATGCGTGGTGTAGACATTAACAAACTCAAGCGTAGTTACCGCTCGAAGCTTTTCTGCGTGGACATGGTTTCCTCGGCTCCGTATCACTCTTTGGACTTTGAAGAAGTGGATTCGGCCTTTTTCTCCGTTCAGAAATCCTTTGGTCTGCCAGCCGGACTGGGCGTCTGGATCGCCAGTGAAAAATGCCTTGCTAAAGCCGAGCAGTTACGCGAGAAAGACCTCAGTATCGGCTCGTACCATAGCCTGCCCAGTCTCTGGAAAAATTACAAAAACTTCGAAACGCCTGAGACGCCCAACGTCTGGAATATTTATTTGTTGGGTAAAGTCGCCGAAGACATGAACCGCATCGGCGTAGAAGCGATTCGGAAGGAGACGGATGCCAAAGCGAAGAAGATTTACGATTTCCTGGAAAAAACGGAAGGATACGAACCTTACGTGAAAAATCCGGAACACCGCAGTCCTACGGTTGCCGTTGCCAATACCACCGAACCTTCGAAACAACTCATCGAACGACTGAAAACGCAGGGCATGATCCTGGGCAGCGGCTACGGTAAAGCGAAGGAAACGCAGGTGCGGATCGCCAACTTCCCTGCGGTATCAATGGAACAAGTAGAAACGCTTTTACAGGCGATGAAGCCGGTTTAG
- a CDS encoding ThuA domain-containing protein, with translation MSVSTWRRLLVLGLLWLPTLVWAQNLDNPLKGQRVLVFSKTVKFRHSSIPQGIRCVEALGRKHGFTVDATENSTAFTEDNLKKYKVVVFLSTTGDVLNDSQQAAFERYIQAGGGYVGIHAAADTEYDWPWYGKMVGGWFLSHPGNPNVRTGDMTVRDKNHPATAELPTTFKRTDEFYDYKNVNPDIKVLITVDEKSYGDAKMNAGENHPMAWYHEYDGGRIFYTAYGHTDETFMEPLFLQHLWGGLRWAGAGMPVDYKKAKTQRAPEENRFSREVLDEKLYEPTELAVRDGKVFFTHRRGEIRYYNPKNSPKVKTLDTVSVFSTFEYGLMGLNLDPKFEENHWMYLYYSPSASHYGADTANRLVRVKFNPTQETIDWKTEQVLLRVPVKRSGCCHTGGSIEFDKVGNLYLSTGDDTNPFDSDGFSPSDERPDRRGWDARATSSNTNDYRGKILRIKPNDDGTAGYSIPAGNLFKPGTDKALPEIYVMGNRNPYRISVDKHTGYLYWGEVGPDAANNIEGRGPRGHDEVNQARQAGYFGWPLFVADNRAYNRYNFEKKQSGEKYDPAKPINDSPHNTGLKELPPAQKPIIYYPYADSPEFGEIVGKGGRNAMAGPVFYAEDYDANSKVRFPDFYQGKFFAYDWVRDYINVVTLKPNGDLQSMERFLPDWKFSHPIDMQFDRDGSLYMLEYGPNWFAQNDDARLTRITYNAGNRPPVAVASASKTAGAAPLQVTLSSKGSMDYDGDALRYEWTINGKKFTTPTASYTFAKPGIYKPVLKVTDAAGKVSQKTLEIQVGNELPKVEVAVKGNQTFYFDQQPVAYEVKVSDKEDGSLANKKIAAEDVNVDINFLEGYDKTVIAQGHQMNTSFSTGKRLMELSDCKACHAIDKKSIGPAYRDVAKKYKGKNAEAKLVAKVINGGAGVWGEQPMSAHPQLSKADVSEMVKYILSLTDDKKKSQPLKGNYTPEDNGKNGTYIFAASYTDKGNGSIAPQTAQQAVTLRSAKVPALSNDVSKYIQTSKSKELKKDLAVATTSGSYLGFKKIDLSEITSVVFNAYTTPGKASGGQVEIRLGSPTGKLIGQTSIRETGQIQAPLTGVPTTGLTDVYFVFLNPDAKDDQDLFALDTIEFQKKRTEHSSMGK, from the coding sequence ATGAGCGTATCTACTTGGCGACGCCTGCTAGTGCTGGGGTTGTTGTGGTTGCCTACCCTAGTTTGGGCTCAGAATCTCGACAATCCGCTGAAGGGTCAGCGGGTACTGGTTTTCTCTAAAACGGTGAAGTTTCGGCATAGCTCCATTCCTCAAGGCATTCGTTGCGTAGAGGCTTTGGGCCGTAAGCACGGCTTCACGGTGGATGCTACCGAAAACTCCACCGCTTTCACCGAAGACAATCTGAAAAAATATAAAGTCGTCGTCTTTCTGAGTACGACGGGCGATGTGCTCAACGACAGCCAGCAGGCTGCTTTCGAGCGGTACATTCAAGCGGGTGGTGGCTACGTGGGTATCCACGCGGCGGCCGATACGGAATACGACTGGCCCTGGTACGGGAAAATGGTCGGTGGCTGGTTTCTCTCCCACCCCGGCAATCCGAACGTGCGGACGGGCGACATGACCGTACGCGACAAAAACCATCCGGCCACGGCGGAATTACCCACGACGTTTAAACGGACGGATGAATTCTACGATTACAAAAACGTGAATCCCGACATCAAGGTGCTGATTACGGTAGACGAAAAATCGTATGGAGATGCGAAGATGAATGCCGGGGAGAATCATCCGATGGCCTGGTACCACGAATACGACGGAGGCCGGATTTTCTATACGGCTTACGGTCACACGGATGAAACGTTCATGGAGCCGCTGTTCCTGCAACACCTCTGGGGCGGCTTACGCTGGGCCGGAGCCGGCATGCCTGTCGATTACAAAAAAGCGAAAACGCAGCGAGCTCCCGAAGAAAACCGCTTCTCCCGCGAGGTACTCGATGAAAAGCTGTACGAACCCACCGAGCTGGCGGTACGCGACGGCAAAGTATTCTTCACGCACCGTCGGGGCGAGATTCGTTATTACAATCCCAAGAATTCACCCAAAGTAAAAACGCTCGATACGGTCAGCGTTTTCTCGACTTTTGAATACGGTTTGATGGGCCTGAATCTGGATCCGAAGTTCGAAGAAAATCACTGGATGTATCTATACTATTCGCCCTCGGCCAGCCATTACGGAGCCGATACGGCGAACCGCCTGGTACGGGTGAAATTCAACCCCACGCAGGAAACGATTGACTGGAAAACTGAACAGGTGCTGCTTCGCGTGCCCGTGAAACGTTCGGGCTGCTGCCACACGGGTGGTTCGATTGAATTCGATAAAGTCGGTAACCTCTATCTTTCAACGGGTGATGATACCAACCCTTTCGATTCCGATGGATTTAGTCCCAGTGACGAACGCCCCGACCGCCGGGGCTGGGATGCCCGGGCAACCTCTTCCAATACGAATGACTACCGCGGAAAAATTCTGCGTATTAAGCCGAACGATGATGGTACCGCAGGGTACAGCATTCCCGCCGGTAACTTGTTCAAGCCCGGCACCGACAAAGCCTTACCCGAAATTTACGTCATGGGTAACCGGAACCCGTACCGGATTTCAGTAGACAAACACACGGGTTATCTGTACTGGGGTGAAGTAGGTCCCGATGCGGCGAACAATATTGAAGGTCGTGGGCCACGGGGGCACGACGAGGTAAACCAGGCTCGCCAGGCCGGATACTTTGGCTGGCCGCTGTTTGTGGCGGACAACCGGGCGTACAACCGCTATAATTTCGAAAAGAAGCAATCCGGAGAAAAATACGATCCGGCCAAGCCGATTAACGATTCGCCGCACAACACGGGCCTGAAGGAATTACCGCCCGCTCAGAAACCCATTATCTATTATCCGTACGCCGATTCACCGGAGTTTGGGGAAATCGTAGGTAAAGGCGGTCGTAACGCGATGGCCGGACCAGTCTTCTACGCGGAAGATTACGACGCGAATTCTAAAGTACGATTCCCGGACTTTTATCAGGGAAAATTCTTTGCCTACGACTGGGTTCGGGATTACATCAACGTCGTAACCCTGAAGCCCAACGGTGACCTCCAGAGCATGGAACGTTTCCTGCCCGACTGGAAATTCTCCCACCCGATTGACATGCAATTCGACCGGGATGGTTCCCTGTACATGCTGGAATACGGCCCTAACTGGTTTGCCCAGAACGATGACGCCCGCCTAACGCGAATTACGTATAATGCGGGTAATCGTCCACCCGTAGCTGTGGCCAGTGCCAGCAAAACGGCCGGAGCCGCTCCGCTACAGGTAACCCTCTCCAGCAAAGGTTCGATGGACTACGACGGCGATGCCTTGCGGTACGAGTGGACCATAAACGGTAAAAAATTCACTACGCCAACCGCCTCATATACATTTGCGAAGCCGGGCATCTACAAGCCCGTCTTGAAAGTAACGGACGCGGCCGGAAAGGTCAGCCAGAAAACGCTGGAAATTCAGGTTGGTAATGAATTGCCGAAAGTAGAAGTAGCCGTGAAAGGCAACCAGACGTTCTACTTCGACCAGCAGCCCGTAGCTTACGAAGTGAAAGTATCCGATAAGGAAGATGGCTCGCTGGCCAACAAAAAAATCGCGGCAGAAGACGTAAACGTAGATATCAATTTCCTGGAAGGGTACGACAAAACCGTCATTGCCCAGGGTCATCAGATGAATACGAGCTTCTCGACGGGTAAACGCCTCATGGAGCTTTCGGACTGCAAAGCCTGCCACGCCATTGACAAGAAATCCATTGGCCCCGCGTACCGCGACGTAGCGAAAAAGTACAAAGGCAAGAATGCCGAAGCGAAACTGGTAGCGAAGGTCATTAACGGTGGTGCGGGCGTATGGGGCGAACAACCCATGAGTGCTCACCCTCAGCTTTCAAAAGCCGACGTTAGTGAAATGGTGAAGTATATTCTCAGTTTAACGGACGACAAAAAGAAGAGTCAGCCACTGAAGGGTAACTACACTCCGGAAGACAATGGTAAGAATGGTACGTACATTTTTGCGGCTAGCTATACGGATAAGGGCAACGGCAGCATTGCTCCGCAAACCGCCCAACAGGCCGTAACGCTACGGAGTGCGAAAGTACCCGCCCTAAGCAATGATGTATCCAAGTACATTCAAACGTCGAAGTCCAAAGAACTGAAGAAAGATCTGGCCGTAGCGACAACGAGTGGTAGCTATCTGGGATTCAAGAAGATCGATCTGTCGGAGATTACGTCTGTCGTCTTTAACGCGTATACCACACCCGGCAAAGCCAGCGGCGGTCAGGTCGAAATTCGCCTGGGCTCCCCCACCGGAAAGCTGATTGGTCAAACCAGTATTCGGGAGACGGGCCAGATTCAGGCTCCGCTCACGGGCGTGCCCACTACTGGGTTGACGGACGTCTACTTTGTATTCCTCAATCCCGATGCCAAAGACGATCAGGACTTGTTTGCTCTGGACACCATTGAGTTTCAGAAAAAACGGACCGAACACTCGTCAATGGGTAAATAA